One Mobula hypostoma chromosome 5, sMobHyp1.1, whole genome shotgun sequence DNA segment encodes these proteins:
- the tmem177 gene encoding transmembrane protein 177, translating into MLERPRQAGGVKWLCFATSLSALSCRWSRREVLTMASQFFKKLMLFGSKHRVKLLAVSCGGLFATNVFCHVFPQRTYGKLYQAWSKGVPAELPDRLQDTFQEVLKDAGVESAQNYTAFAAFSFQPVSAGVPWLPSGALIGIPVNFNSTGEDGQGITNRIVMINGRDIKWDSEVGKSLRESLTFSSDAQKFAIAREVMYLQSNGPVLQSVVAPACLAGTYMTALAVKQALGLYSGPFLLRAFFNLAAAATGFVGYFLLSDAVNHWFDYRSDHQTATISKRYAKGGIEFYDKILARNRTFRSLLGKMGMEMYATNGNLFPKHWFRLKHAPYTARKEMLENTLKDC; encoded by the exons ATGTTGGAACGACCGCGACAGGCTGGTGGCGTAAAGTGGCTGTGTTTTGCGACGAGCTTGTCTGCGTTGTCGTGTCGCTGGAGCAGGAG AGAAGTTCTGACGATGGCAAGCCAGTTTTTTAAGAAACTGATGCTATTTGGCAGCAAGCATCGAGTCAAGTTGTTAGCTGTTTCCTGTGGAGGATTATTTGCCACCAATGTTTTCTGTCATGTATTTCCCCAACGGACATATGGAAAGTTGTATCAAGCTTGGTCAAAGGGAGTGCCTGCTGAACTTCCAGACAGGTTGCAAGATACTTTCCAAGAGGTGCTTAAGGATGCAGGAGTGGAGTCTGCACAGAATTATACAGCCTTCGCGGCCTTCAGCTTTCAACCTGTGAGTGCAGGTGTGCCCTGGTTGCCGAGCGGGGCCCTGATTGGCATCCCTGTCAACTTCAACAGCACAGGTGAAGATGGGCAAGGAATAACCAATCGAATTGTCATGATTAATGGCAGGGACATCAAGTGGGACAGTGAGGTGGGAAAATCTCTGAGAGAGTCCCTCACCTTTTCATCTGATGCCCAGAAGTTTGCCATCGCTAGAGAGGTTATGTATTTGCAGAGCAACGGCCCTGTCCTTCAATCCGTGGTCGCGCCGGCCTGTTTGGCAGGCACGTACATGACTGCCCTGGCAGTGAAGCAAGCCCTTGGCCTTTACTCCGGCCCCTTTTTATTACGAGCCTTTTTCAACCTGGCTGCGGCAGCGACAGGATTTGTGGGCTATTTTCTTTTATCTGATGCAGTCAATCACTGGTTTGACTACAGATCAGACCACCAGACAGCTACAATATCCAAGAGATACGCCAAGGGAGGTATTGAGTTTTACGATAAAATTCTTGCACGGAACCGAACTTTCCGTTCCCTACTAGGCAAGATGGGAATGGAAATGTACGCCACAAATGGAAACCTCTTCCCAAAGCACTGGTTCCGACTAAAACATGCTCCCTACACCGCCAGGAAAGAGATGCTGGAAAACACTCTGAAAGATTGCTGA